The nucleotide sequence GTAAAGCTCAGGGGGAGCGCTCGCCTCAGGTTGGTGTGCTGAATATTGGTCAGGAAGCCAGCAAGGGCACAACTGAGGTTCAGCTTGCGGGCCAGCGCCTGACGCAGCAGATGTCTCAGAATTATGTTGGCTTCTGTGAAGGCGACAGTATTTATTCCGGGCAGTTGGATGTGTTGGCGTGTGATGGTTTTTCAGGCAACGTTGCACTCAAGACCAGTGAAGGTCTGGCTGGCTGGGTCTCCATCGAATTACAGCGAGTGTTTGATCGTTCGCCCATCGCCTGGCTTTTGAGGCCGCTCTGGCTTGGTTTGCTTAAAAGGGTCCTGAAGCGTTTTACTTCAACGCGTTATGCTGGTGCACTGTTGTTGGGTGTTAACGGTATTGTGGTGAAAACACATGGTAAATCCGATGATATCGCCTTTGCCGCCGCCATGAATTACCTGATCGAGCAAATCCGTGTCGTGGACTTGAGTTTGCTGAAGGCGGAGTTGGTGCGCCTTAAACCGTCAGACTAAATCGGTTGTAAATCAATCAATTAACGAATTTGATTCAATAATCTTGTGCATTTTTGACCATTTATTGTAACAATCCTCATCCCATAATATGTCCCATAGAATCCGGGGCATCTAATCAATGCTGACAAACTTGATGTAAGGCGAATCAATGACCGATGTAATTGCGTATTTTC is from Bacterioplanoides sp. SCSIO 12839 and encodes:
- the plsX gene encoding phosphate acyltransferase PlsX; translated protein: MFTIAVDVMGGDLGPRVAFKACKKILKSNPDLSLILTMTSEFAEGARSYFSRYLQRIQIIECVDFVAMDDQPARVLRHGKQSSMAEAVRQVRDGNAHGVISVGNTGALMVLSRSVLGMVNGISRPALATQIPTRDKPLLMLDLGANLESSAEQLCEFARLGVAWCKAQGERSPQVGVLNIGQEASKGTTEVQLAGQRLTQQMSQNYVGFCEGDSIYSGQLDVLACDGFSGNVALKTSEGLAGWVSIELQRVFDRSPIAWLLRPLWLGLLKRVLKRFTSTRYAGALLLGVNGIVVKTHGKSDDIAFAAAMNYLIEQIRVVDLSLLKAELVRLKPSD